A single genomic interval of Helianthus annuus cultivar XRQ/B chromosome 6, HanXRQr2.0-SUNRISE, whole genome shotgun sequence harbors:
- the LOC118479586 gene encoding uncharacterized protein LOC118479586 yields MEKNFAMKKQLQTNLVTEKQLHTDCGKDDPDLKEEMEKQFVDFLSSELKLQKNVGQEHIHHMNITFGEARRAVSQYQKEAEKCNTATQTCEQAREQAEALTRREEKITSLWERCARQLGWEGE; encoded by the exons ATGGAGAAGAATTTTGCTATGAAGAAGCAGCTCCAAACTAATCTGGTGACGGAGAAGCAGCTCCAC ACAGATTGTGGGAAAGATGATCCAGATCTCAAAGAAGAGATGGAGAAGCAGTTTGTTGATTTCCTATCATCAGAACTTAAATTACAGAAAAACGTTGGTCAAGAACACATACACCATATGAATATTACATTCGGTGAAGCAAGAAGAGCAGTTTCCCAATATCAAAAGGAGGCTGAAAAATGTAACACTGCTACTCAAACATGTGAACAAGCAAGAGAGCAAGCCGAGGCTCTGACGAGACGAGAAGAGAAGATAACTTCTTTGTGGGAACGATGTGCTAGGCAACTTGGTTGGGAAGGCGAATAG
- the LOC110865633 gene encoding temperature-induced lipocalin-1, producing the protein MAKNEVEVVKGIDLARYMGRWYEIASFPSRDQPKNGINTRATYTLRDDGTVNVLNETWSDGKRGFIQGTAYKADTNSDEAKLKVKFYVPPFLPLIPVTGDYWVLYLDEDYHHALIGQPSKKNLWILCRENQLDEEIYNQLVEKAKGEGYDVSKLKKTTHTNPPPETEDAPADKGIWWLRSIFGK; encoded by the exons ATGGCCAAGAACGAGGTTGAAGTTGTGAAGGGCATCGATCTAGCAAGATACATGGGCAGATGGTACGAAATAGCTTCATTCCCATCGAGAGATCAGCCCAAAAACGGGATAAACACGAGGGCTACCTACACACTCAGGGATGATGGCACTGTAAATGTGTTGAATGAGACTTGgagtgatggcaagagagggttCATTCAAGGAACTGCTTATAAAGCTGACACCAACAGTGACGAAGCTAAGTTGAAAGTTAAGTTTTATGTGCCCCCGTTTTTGCCTCTTATTCCTGTTACCGGTGATTACTGGGTGTTGTATCTTGATGAAGATTATCATCATGCTCTCATTGGTCAACCCTCTAAGAAGAACCTATGG ATATTGTGCAGGGAGAACCAACTTGATGAGGagatatataatcagttggttgAGAAGGCGAAGGGAGAAGGGTATGATGTGAGCAAACTGAAGAAGACGACACATACAAACCCACCACCGGAGACAGAAGATGCACCCGCGGATAAAGGGATTTGGTGGTTGAGATCGATTTTTGGCAAATAG
- the LOC110865634 gene encoding signal recognition particle receptor subunit alpha homolog, with translation MLEQLLIFTRGGLILWTCQELGNALRGSPIDTLIRSCLLEERSGAASYTYDVPGASYTLKWTFHNELGLVFVAVYQKILHLLYVDELLGMVKRGFSEIYDPKRTVYNDFDETFRQLRKEAEARAEEMKKSKHVMAKPVSSRVQLQKSGFDGGNKKKSGVGESRKDGADDDNVKKAILENVHSNGEVASRGRVSGKENGYTNANNGAFDVNKLHKLRSKGGKKVNPVVVNKVSKEEPKKKPAKKNRVWDDSPSKTKLDFTDPVSENGDDQMAVAQVVEGESMMDKDEIVSSDSETEEDDEAETDKTVDSKKKGWFTSMFQSIAGKANLEKADLEPALKALKDRLMTKNVAEEIAEKLCESIAVSLEGKKLASFTRISSTVQAAMEDALVRILTPRRSIDIMRDVHVAKEQHKPYVVVFVGVNGVGKSTNLAKVAYWLQQHDVNVMMAACDTFRSGAVEQLRTHARRLQIPIFEKGYEKDPALVAKEAIQEATRNGSDVVLVDTAGRMQDNEPLMRALSKLIYVNSPDLVLFVGEALVGNDAVDQLSKFNQKLADLSPSPSPRLIDGILLTKFDTIDDKVGAALSMVYISGAPVMFIGCGQSYTDLKKLNVKSIVKTLLK, from the exons ATGTTGGAGCAGTTATTAATTTTTACTCGAGGGGGGTTAATCCTCTGGACATGCCAAGAGCTCGGAAACGCTCTGAGGGGATCACCAATCGACACCTTGATCCGGTCTTGCCTTTTGGAGGAACGATCCGGTGCAGCATCATACACCTATGACGTACCTGGCGCATCATACACTCTCAAATGGACATTCCACAACGAGCTGGGCCTAGTATTTGTTGCAGTGTATCAAAAGATCCTCCATCTTTTATACGTGGACGAGCTGCTTGGTATGGTGAAGCGGGGGTTTTCGGAAATCTATGATCCTAAACGGACGGTGTACAATGATTTCGATGAGACGTTTAGGCAGCTCAGAAAGGAGGCCGAGGCTCGGGCCGAGGAGATGAAGAAGTCAAAGCATGTGATGGCGAAACCGGTTAGTAGTCGTGTTCAGTTGCAAAAATCCGGGTTTGATGGCGGTAATAAAAAAAAGAGCGGTGTCGGAGAATCACGAAAAGATGGTGCGGATGATGATAATGTAAAAAAGGCTATTTTGGAAAACGTGCATTCGAACGGGGAAGTAGCTAGTAGGGGTAGGGTTAGCGGAAAAGAAAACGGTTATACCAACGCGAATAATGGGGCTTTTGATGTAAATAAGCTACACAAGCTCCGATCGAAAGGTGGGAAGAAAGTGAATCCTGTTGTTGTTAACAAGGTTTCGAAAGAGGAACCGAAGAAAAAACCGGCGAAAAAGAACAGAGTTTGGGATGACTCACCCTCGAAAACCAAATTGGATTTCACCGATCCGGTGAGTGAGAACGGTGATGATCAAATGGCTGTTGCACAAGTTGTAGAAGGAGAGAGTATGATGGACAAAGATGAGATTGTTAGTAGTGATAGTGAAACCGAAGAGGATGATGAAGCGGAGACGGATAAGACAGTAGATTCAAAGAAGAAAGGGTGGTTTACGTCGATGTTCCAGAG CATTGCTGGGAAGGCAAATTTGGAGAAGGCGGATCTAGAACCAGCTTTGAAGGCTCTAAAAGACCGACTTATGACTAAGAATGTG GCTGAAGAAATTGCTGAGAAACTGTGCGAGTCTATAGCAGTCAGCCTCGAGGGCAAAAAGCTTGCTTCGTTTACTAGGATATCATCAACGGTGCAG GCTGCAATGGAAGATGCTCTTGTTCGTATATTAACTCCGAGGCGCTCGATTGACATTATGAGGGATGTTCATGTTGCCAAGGAACAACATAAACCGTACGTTGTGGTTTTTGTCGGAGTTAATGGAGTAGGAAAGTCTACTAATCTTGCTAAG GTGGCATACTGGCTTCAGCAGCATGATGTTAATGTCATGATGGCTGCATGTGACACATTCCGTTCAGGAGCAGTTGAGCAGCTGCGTACTCATGCTCGTAGGCTCCAG ATCCCTATATTTGAAAAGGGTTACGAGAAAGATCCTGCACTCGTTGCTAAGGAGGCAATTCAGGAGGCTACCCGCAACGGGTCAGACGTTGTTCTTGTTGACACAGCTGGTCGGATGCAGGACAATGAACCGTTGATGCGTGCACTATCTAAGCTTATATACGTCAACAGTCCGGACCTCGTACTTTTTGTCGGTGAGGCGTTGGTCGGTAATGATGCTGTTGATCAACTATCAAAGTTCAATCAG AAACTAGCTGACCTTTCACCCTCACCGAGCCCGAGGTTGATTGATGGAATTTTGCTAACCAAGTTTGATACCATCGATGATAAG gttGGAGCTGCACTTTCAATGGTTTACATATCAGGAGCACCGGTGATGTTTATCGGGTGTGGACAGTCATATACCGACCTGAAGAAGCTGAACGTGAAGTCCATTGTGAAGACGCTGCTTAAATGA